TAGTCTTGCATTACGAAGCTGATGACTATAAAAATTAGGCCCCTCCGGTGTGCTTCTAGTGACAAAGGTTCCAGTGTTATCTATACTATTTACATTTGCTACGCTCATATAGACTTTGGCTCTTATTCCTAATTGCCAAGAGTCATTTACTTGTTTCTGTAATCCAAAGTGATATACAGAGAGTGACTCTGCTGTAAATGAAAGATCAGAAAAGTCAAATGCCTTATCAATATAGTCTGCATTACCTCTATAGGCTAGCACTGCGATATCTTTAGGAAAGTACACAAGTGCATCTATCTCATGATACAAACCTCCAGAGTAATAAATCTCAGATTTTCTTGACCTCCACCCAAAAGATAAAATCTCTAGCTGCTGATTTAAGCTAAAATAATCCTTATTATCAAGCTCGGCGATGGCAATATCAATAGAGGTATTAATATCACGATCTGACCTAAAGAGGTCATAAGCACTTACTCCAGAAGATCCTACCTCAACAGAAAAGCCTGATAAAAGTGGTATACCTATATGTTTATCAAAATTAATAACGCTTGCAGGATTACTTAGTAGTGACTGAGGCAACTCTTGAACATTATACAAAAGTTGTCTGTTTTGTGCAGACAACATATTATATGATACTAGAAAGATTATAATTGCTAGTATGCGCATACTAAAGATCTGAAAGTTCTAATGAATATATTGCTTTACTCTGCAAGGTTAAAATTCCCTCATTTACAACTCCATTAGTAAATAATGTCACTTCATTTACTAGCTGTATGGAATTTCTAATAGCTTCTATATCGTTTTCAGAAAGAATTACTTGATACCTTGTAGTAGCTATCTCCCCATTTTGTGATGCGGTTATAGGAAAGCTCACTTCATATTGAATAGCTCCAGTATTGTCTAAAAATAAAGATCTATTTATAAGAGCACTATCAAATGTATTATCAGAACGATATGTGAGCTCTATTTCTTTTAAATTTTCTTGGACCACATTATCATCAAGAAACTCGAGTCTAGTTGTATCTCTCACAACTAACTGAGCAGTATTTATATTTGCAGTTTCAAAATCTGAAGCGTTGAGGGTAAAGAAAACAAGGTCTGCATCTATTTTTGGAGTAAGAACAACCTCATCAATACGATCTAGGTCTATATCACTTACACAAGAAGTAATTAATAATAGCTGAAGCACTACTACAATAACAAATTTTAACCGTCTATAATAACCCATATATGATACGTATTATGCCGTGAATGATTAAAACGATAGTTACGCATTTATTATTGCTATAAATGATCTCTAAGCTGAATGATACTATTGACTTCTTTTATTCCCTGCGGTAATACTAGTTTGTGGTAATTAAAACAAATAGCATCCATACCTACATTAATAGCACCTACAACATCTGCTTCATAAGTATCGCCTATCATAATGCTACTACCGGCTGTTGCGCCTGCCTTTTCCATAGCTACATGAAAAATTTTAGGATTTGGCTTTTTCACATTGGCAGACTCGCTAGTGGTCATGGTTTTAAAATAAGGTGCAAGACCTGACTTTTCCATTTTAGTAGTTTGTACTTCTTGAAAACCATTAGTAATAATGTGCATCTTATAATTAGGCGCTAGATAATCTAGTAGTTCTATAGTTCCATCAAATAGAAAGTTATTCTCTGGTAGGTGATTAATATAATCATCAGAGAGTCTATCGATAATATCATCTGTCACAGAGATACCCATTTTATCGAAGGTTTTTTTAAACCTTCCGTAGCGCAGTTGTGCTTTTGTAATGCGCTCTTCTCGATACCATTTCCATTGCTGGAAATTTATAGGGCTATAAACTTCTAAGAACTCGTCGTAATTAATAGACAGATTGTTGAGTTCAAAAATTTTGGCGAAAGCCAAACCACTATTACGGTCAAAGTCCCACAATGTGTGATCTAGGTCAAAAAAAATATCTGTAATGTTAGCCATTTGCTAGTAAGTGTCTAAAGAGTTTTTTACTGTAAATATCATCAAAGGAAGCGTTAGAAAATGAAATTCTAAACACGCCTCCCATGCTTTTAAGGCGATCTTGTAACTCCTTGAGAAGTACAAAATCAATAGTATGGTTTTTATAATTTATAATTGCATCAGACTGCATACACACGGGATTTATCACTAGTGGCGTCTGGATTTCATAATCGAGATCATAGTATAAAAATGATTGCGATGTACCTGCTCTAAAGCCTATAATCCCATCATATCCCATGGTAAAATCTTGTTGAATCTCTTGATCTAACGCATCTCGATATACGTGTGGCAAATTCAATTTAAAATTTGAGATATGTATACTGCGCAACGGTCTGTGCTCTATTTCTTCAAGACGCTTACGTTCTAAACCTAAAGAAACCTTATCACGTGCTGCTTGTGGTGAAACCAGCAGACCTACTTTACAATAATCTCCCACCATTTTTATGGTGCTTTGAAAACTGCGCTTAGAATGCTTTATATTCTTCCCGTCCTTACCATAATCTCCTACTTGAAAAAATACCTGAAAGAGACACTTCTCATTTTTTTGCACATTTGTAAGCCACCCAAAAGTGTCATAAGGATCTTTACGAGCGCCTACTAGAACTTGGGTGCGCTTTAAAATTTCGCGTAAGCGTAATTTACCTATATCTCGCATATAACCACCTAGCATACGCAACACGCCTAGCTTTCTATATTTAAAAGCTTGAGGTACGGTAACCATCATGTGGGTATGATAGGTACTATCCTTTAATTCTATTGCCGGAAAACTATTTACTAATACCGCAGCAAAACGATGTATCCAGATATCAATGACTGGCTGCTGTAAAAAACCATGCATTCCCGCCAGACTCTCTGAGGCAGGAAAGCGTCCTAACTCATCTTTTACATGTGGCAAATACTCTTCATACCTACTTAACAAGTAAAATGTTGCAGCAAAAATATCATAAGGAATCTCTGTCGTTGCTTCTCTTATTTGGAAAAAGCACGGAACTCCATCCCAGTCTTGCACACTTACATCCATAGAGAGCACTCCTTGATCAAAGAGCAAGTCTGTACTTCTTATGTGAAGTTCGTTACCTAATTTTTTGTTGGTATATGAAAGTTTAGGCCCCTCGTGAGCGATAAAAGCTTCTAGCTTACTAGTGAACTGCACTGGCACTCCAAGAATACGCGTACATATATGCTTGAATGTATATGAAACACGAGGTGTAATTTTATGCGTATAAACGAGTAACATGAGGCAGACAGTGATTATAGAATGCCGTCATCGGCAAAGCTAAAATACTGCTTTTCGGTCACAATAATATGGTCTAAGACTTGGATATCTAGACTCTGCGCAGCCGTTTTTAGTTTGGCCGTAAGTAACTTATCTGCCTGAGATGGTTTAAGAGTTCCAGAAGGGTGATTATGTCCTAAAATCATACCGACAGCACTGAGTTCTATAGCTGTTTTCATGACTAACCGCACATCAACTAATGTTCCCGTAAGTCCGCCTTTACTCACTTGTTCCTTGCGTAGCACCTTATTTGAATTATTTAAAAAAAGCACCCAGAATTCCTCATGACCAAGCTCTCCTATTATAGGTTGTAAAATTTGATAAGCATCTTTTGAGGAAGAAATACGCTTTCGCGAAAGCGTCTCTCCACCACTTCTCCTTCTCCCTAGTTCTAGCGCAGCAGCAATAGTAACTGCCTTTGCCTCTCCTATTCCTTTAAATTTCATTAAATCTTTTACCGAAAACTTACCTAGCTCTGAAAGATTATTCTCAGCTTGTGAGAGAATGCGCTTACTTAGTGCAACTGCGCTTTCTTCACGAGATCCAGAACTTATTAAAATAGCGATTAACTCTGCATCAGATAATACAGATCGCCCTTTAATCATCAATTTCTCTCGGGGCCTATCATCTTCAGACCAATTTTTTATAGAAATATAGGAAGCTGCGTCTGTTGATGTTTTTATTGCCATAAGCCCTAAATATAATGCTTTAGTCTGAATATCTGCATCTTAGCAATAAATCAACATCAGTTTATATTAGGATTACAAGTTCTAAAAGCAGTCCACTTGATAATACAGACACCTTATATTATTTAAAAGGGTCTTACAATTTGAGAATATGAAGAATGAGAAAATAGTACATTTACATTTCATTAATAAAGCGACAAATGTCTGAAATCATCACTTCCATTTTCTTCATTTTTGCAGTGATCGACCCTATAGGATCTATCCCTGTATATCTAGAAGCTACAAAAGAATTTGATTTACGTCACAAAAAGAAAATTGCTATTAGAGCTTCTGTGATAGCATTTTTAATACTCTTATTTTTTATTGTGATAGGGCAGCTCATTCTTGAGGGTATGTCTGTATCCTTAAATGCCTTCCAGATTTCTGGAGGTGTCATACTATTTCTATTTGCGCTGACTATGATTTTTGGCGATGGTAAACCAGAGGAGGAAAAAAGCAAGATTACAGATTACAAACACGTTACCATTTTCCCTATTGCGATACCATCTATTGCTTCACCTGGGGCAATTATGGCAGTAGTTTTAATGACAGATAATCACATTTACTCCATACAAGAGCAGTTTATAGCTACAGCGCTCGTGCTATTTGTGATAGGACTTACTTGCTTGATTTTACTTGGAGCAAATAAACTTCAAGAACGCATAGGTAACTACGGGATTACAGTCATTAGTAAAATAATGGGACTCATCTTGGCCGCATATGCTGTACAAAGTATTTTAAGCGGAATAAGTGCTTATTTTGGAACCGCTACGGCTTAAAGTTTAATTAGAATTCCTCACAATAACCATCATTATGTTTTTAATAGATAAGCCATTTGCATCAGATTTTCTTATTGCGACTATAAAGGAAAATGACTATCCCATTATTGCAACTCCCGTGGCAAAGTCCATCGCTCAAGATGACACGCTTAACTGGATAGATGAGCAGGATGCGGTAGCTATTTATAAAGATAATCCAGATACAACGCTATACTCTAACTCAGAAAATGCGTTAGTATGGATAGAACAGCACCTAGGAGATAGCACACTTGCTCGCCAGATAAATATTTTAAAGGATAAAGTCCAGTTCAGAGAGCTTACTAAAAGCTTGTTTCCAGATTTTCATTTTCAAAAGCTTTCTCTAACTGATGTACATCTTCTAGATTCGGCTACCTTAAAATTTCCTTTTGTTATAAAACCCAGTGTTGGCTTTTTCAGTATAGGTGTTCATATCATTCAAGATCAAAACGACTGGGAGCAAGCAAAGAATGAGCTACACCCAGAGAAGCTCAAAAGTATTTTTCCTAAAAATGTACTGGACACCACATATTTCATTATTGAAGAATTTATTCAAGGAGAAGAATTTGCTATAGATTACTATCACAATGCAAACGGTGAGGTTGTTATTTTAAACATTTTACACCACCTATTTTCTTCTGGAAAGGACACTAGTGATCGCGTTTATTGCACCTCAAAAGAGATTATCACCATACATAGTGCTGCCATACATGAATTTCTAAACGCATTAGGACAAGAGTTACAACTCAAGAATTTTCCAGCACATGCAGAGATACGCATAGATGCTTCTGGAAAAATCACACCTATTGAGATTAATCCGCTGCGTTTTGGAGGATTTTGTACTACAGGCGACTCACTTGGTGTTACCGTAGATTTTAATTCTTATGTATGCTTTCGCGAAAGCAAAAAACCTAACTGGGACCACATATTTAAAGGCAAGGAAGATAAAGTCTTTAGCATTATCATACTAGATAATAGCACAGGCATCCCTGCCGAAGATATCAAAAGTTTTGACTACAAAAAGATAGCTGCAAAGTTTGAAAAACCAGTATTAGTAAGGCCACTAGATATACATAGCTATCCCGTATTTGGATTTATTTTTACAGAGACAAGCCTTGGTAATGAGCGCGAACTCACAGATATCTTAATTTCTGATTTAAAGGAATACGTTACTACATAACCTCAACAATATTTTTGAATTTTATAATAAGCCTAACACTTTCTATTCGCTAGGCGTGTATAGCCGTACTATCTTTGCAAGGTTAAAGAAGTACCATACATTATAAAACTCATATTATGAACAAAACAATACTATCGCTGCTTGTTATATTTTCTATTATAAGCTGCAAGAACGCTACAGAAACAAAAGAAGTAGAAGACACCCAAGAAAGCCCTGTAATCACTGAAGTAGCTTCTTTTACAGGACAACAGGTTACAGGTGTAACGGTGAGTAATGAGGGAAGAATATTTGCTAATTTCCCAAGATGGAGAAAAGGTGTAGAAAACTCTGTAGTTGAAGTATTAGAAAATAATGAGTCAGTCGCATTTCCTAATGAACAGTGGAATACATGGGAAGATGGAAAAGAAATTAATGATTCGCTTTTTGTAGCGGTGCAATCTGTAGTTGCATTTAAAGATGATCTGTATGTAGTGGATACTCGTAATCCACTATTTGGCGGAGTGATTGATAACCCTAAAATCTTTGTATTCGACTTAACGACAAACTCATTAAAACGCACCTACACTATTACAGAAAGTAGCATCCATAAAGACTCATACATAAACGATGTGCGTATAGATGCAAAAAACAATAAGGCTTACTTTACAGACTCTGGACATGCAGGACTTGTAGTTTTAGATCTTGAGTCTGGCGAATCTAAAAGAGTTTTAAATGAGCACACCTCAACACTAGCTGAAGTAAACCAACTTACATTTCCTGATGGCAGTACTTGGGAGAACACAGTACATTCTGATGGTATTGCATTAGATGTAAATAATGACATTTTATATTACCACGCATTAAGTGGTTATAGCTTATATGCTATCCCAACAGCAACACTTATTAATGGCACACAAGAAGAGATAGAAAATAGCGTGTCTTTAGTTAAAAAAACGAGCGCACCAGATGGGATGATACTTGATGATTCTGGTAACCTATACTTCGCCGACTTAGAAAATAATAAGGTGATGAAAATGGATACTAACACTAAAGAAGTTTCTACACTTATTGAGGGTGACCAAGTGCGCTGGGCAGATACCTTTAGTATTTACAAAGGTGATTTATACTACACCAACTCTAGAATTAATGAAATTACAGGTCCTCTAGGAGATATGAAATTTACTATCAATAAAGTGAGTATTGATTAAATAAATGTCATTCAATTTCACGCATTAAAAAACCGCTTTATCTTTTAAGATAAAGCGGTTTTTCTATTTAACAATTTACATATTCTTAATAAGCATCATCATGTACAAAAGCCACCGCTCTTCCAGATGGATCATTCATGTTTTTAAAGGCTTCATCCCATTCTAGTGCTGTAGGTGTACTACAAGCTACACTTGGCACAGATGGTACACAGAGCGCTGCAGCATCACTTGGGAAGTGCTCTTCAAAAATGGTACGGTAGTAAAACTCTTCTTTATTTTGAGGCGTATGGATAGGGAATCTATGATGTGCATTTTCCATTTGAGTTGCGCTCACAGCTTCATCTACTACTTCCTTAAGACTATCAATCCATGAATAACCTACACCGTCTGAGAACTGCTCTTTCTGTCTCCAGGCTACGCTTTCTGGTAAATACTTTTCAAAAGCCTTACGCAAGATCCATTTTTCCATCTTACGCTCCTTAGTTATCATTTTATCTTGAGGGTTAAGGCGCATTGCGACATCCATAAATTCTTTATCTAAGAAAGGAACACGTCCTTCTATACCCCAGGCTGCAAGTGATTTATTTGCACGTAGACAGTCATACATGTGTAATTTATCTAGTTTACGCACAGTCTCCTCATGAAACTCTTTTGCATTTGGTGCTTTATGAAAGTATAAATATCCTCCAAAAATCTCGTCTGCTCCTTCTCCTGAGAGTACCATTTTCACTCCCATAGATTTAATCACACGTGCCATTAAGTACATAGGCGTACTCGCTCTTATCGTGGTGATATCATACGTTTCTA
The genomic region above belongs to Dokdonia sp. Dokd-P16 and contains:
- a CDS encoding YjjG family noncanonical pyrimidine nucleotidase — encoded protein: MANITDIFFDLDHTLWDFDRNSGLAFAKIFELNNLSINYDEFLEVYSPINFQQWKWYREERITKAQLRYGRFKKTFDKMGISVTDDIIDRLSDDYINHLPENNFLFDGTIELLDYLAPNYKMHIITNGFQEVQTTKMEKSGLAPYFKTMTTSESANVKKPNPKIFHVAMEKAGATAGSSIMIGDTYEADVVGAINVGMDAICFNYHKLVLPQGIKEVNSIIQLRDHL
- a CDS encoding polysaccharide deacetylase family protein, with amino-acid sequence MLLVYTHKITPRVSYTFKHICTRILGVPVQFTSKLEAFIAHEGPKLSYTNKKLGNELHIRSTDLLFDQGVLSMDVSVQDWDGVPCFFQIREATTEIPYDIFAATFYLLSRYEEYLPHVKDELGRFPASESLAGMHGFLQQPVIDIWIHRFAAVLVNSFPAIELKDSTYHTHMMVTVPQAFKYRKLGVLRMLGGYMRDIGKLRLREILKRTQVLVGARKDPYDTFGWLTNVQKNEKCLFQVFFQVGDYGKDGKNIKHSKRSFQSTIKMVGDYCKVGLLVSPQAARDKVSLGLERKRLEEIEHRPLRSIHISNFKLNLPHVYRDALDQEIQQDFTMGYDGIIGFRAGTSQSFLYYDLDYEIQTPLVINPVCMQSDAIINYKNHTIDFVLLKELQDRLKSMGGVFRISFSNASFDDIYSKKLFRHLLANG
- the radC gene encoding RadC family protein; its protein translation is MAIKTSTDAASYISIKNWSEDDRPREKLMIKGRSVLSDAELIAILISSGSREESAVALSKRILSQAENNLSELGKFSVKDLMKFKGIGEAKAVTIAAALELGRRRSGGETLSRKRISSSKDAYQILQPIIGELGHEEFWVLFLNNSNKVLRKEQVSKGGLTGTLVDVRLVMKTAIELSAVGMILGHNHPSGTLKPSQADKLLTAKLKTAAQSLDIQVLDHIIVTEKQYFSFADDGIL
- a CDS encoding MarC family protein; this encodes MSEIITSIFFIFAVIDPIGSIPVYLEATKEFDLRHKKKIAIRASVIAFLILLFFIVIGQLILEGMSVSLNAFQISGGVILFLFALTMIFGDGKPEEEKSKITDYKHVTIFPIAIPSIASPGAIMAVVLMTDNHIYSIQEQFIATALVLFVIGLTCLILLGANKLQERIGNYGITVISKIMGLILAAYAVQSILSGISAYFGTATA
- a CDS encoding ATP-grasp domain-containing protein — its product is MFLIDKPFASDFLIATIKENDYPIIATPVAKSIAQDDTLNWIDEQDAVAIYKDNPDTTLYSNSENALVWIEQHLGDSTLARQINILKDKVQFRELTKSLFPDFHFQKLSLTDVHLLDSATLKFPFVIKPSVGFFSIGVHIIQDQNDWEQAKNELHPEKLKSIFPKNVLDTTYFIIEEFIQGEEFAIDYYHNANGEVVILNILHHLFSSGKDTSDRVYCTSKEIITIHSAAIHEFLNALGQELQLKNFPAHAEIRIDASGKITPIEINPLRFGGFCTTGDSLGVTVDFNSYVCFRESKKPNWDHIFKGKEDKVFSIIILDNSTGIPAEDIKSFDYKKIAAKFEKPVLVRPLDIHSYPVFGFIFTETSLGNERELTDILISDLKEYVTT
- a CDS encoding L-dopachrome tautomerase-related protein — encoded protein: MNKTILSLLVIFSIISCKNATETKEVEDTQESPVITEVASFTGQQVTGVTVSNEGRIFANFPRWRKGVENSVVEVLENNESVAFPNEQWNTWEDGKEINDSLFVAVQSVVAFKDDLYVVDTRNPLFGGVIDNPKIFVFDLTTNSLKRTYTITESSIHKDSYINDVRIDAKNNKAYFTDSGHAGLVVLDLESGESKRVLNEHTSTLAEVNQLTFPDGSTWENTVHSDGIALDVNNDILYYHALSGYSLYAIPTATLINGTQEEIENSVSLVKKTSAPDGMILDDSGNLYFADLENNKVMKMDTNTKEVSTLIEGDQVRWADTFSIYKGDLYYTNSRINEITGPLGDMKFTINKVSID